A window of Trueperaceae bacterium contains these coding sequences:
- the nrdR gene encoding transcriptional repressor NrdR: protein MRCPYCSAEDTRVINSRPSDEGAAIRRRRECVACSRRFTTYERAQFEALLVRKRSGRLEAFNPDKLLGKLRIACNKRPVGEKQLREFAYSFEDETGTPEIASEEIGRRVLEFLQETDSVAYIRFLSVYGDFESVGRFIEEIKQLNDKEGAKE, encoded by the coding sequence GTGCGCTGCCCGTACTGTTCCGCCGAGGACACGCGCGTGATCAACTCGCGGCCGTCCGACGAGGGCGCCGCCATAAGGCGCCGGCGCGAGTGCGTTGCGTGCTCGCGGCGCTTCACCACCTACGAGCGGGCGCAGTTCGAGGCGCTGCTGGTGCGGAAGCGCTCGGGTAGGCTCGAGGCGTTCAACCCCGACAAGCTGCTCGGCAAGCTCCGCATCGCCTGCAACAAGCGGCCGGTGGGCGAGAAGCAGTTGCGGGAGTTCGCCTACTCGTTCGAGGACGAGACGGGCACGCCGGAGATCGCCAGCGAGGAGATCGGGCGTCGCGTGCTCGAGTTCCTGCAGGAGACCGACAGCGTGGCGTACATACGCTTCCTGAGCGTGTACGGCGACTTCGAGTCGGTGGGGCGCTTCATCGAGGAGATCAAGCAGCTCAACGACAAGGAGGGCGCCAAGGAGTGA